From Persicobacter psychrovividus, the proteins below share one genomic window:
- a CDS encoding family 43 glycosylhydrolase, producing MIRHIFLLLMGFLSFYLPANAQIHKQIVPYQGITDPHIRIFENRAYLFAGHDMSYNAEDYQMPNWWVWSSEDLVNWTKEFELYPEDTYMGPMKSCWATDAAERNGKYYWYLSKKNEEVAVVVADQPQGPYVDVLKQPLLPKGMTDCHQYDPGVFIDDDPGKSPYLLFGETYHGQYHIAKLNDDMVSLAEAPRKIELIGQYRIEDKGFIFKRLGRYYLIFGETYAVAEDIYGPYFIGGKFYGNHNSVFRWHQQDYVVTANNKCHGCIHPFMRGSSIYYLHFRGDGAVYIDENGGYGVGAYDANRPRLEAENYFMADGVRKVNGIENDFYLSPLKDGGYAIFPNMAHLEHKSMLRMFVASNSRAGNNQIEIRADSPSGKLLNTVSVPFSWNKMTEIECSLPPLKGVNGLCFVFRGASYPAITFDAFSFSPEGHDIKTPQAHWDFTNGLQGWQHDRKPLVWKSGAILFSKASGSEMVSPLNIRTDLNQANLLTLRIKNNGGRARAKVAFSTVVDTLGKKQLQHWDAGAHQYIDLSPNSDWTDYVIDFSAHPLWKGKLNQLKISFEPVKKGGIALSDVMLWKKEDYQLAPLYADFQY from the coding sequence ATGATTCGCCATATCTTCCTTTTACTGATGGGTTTCCTGTCTTTTTATCTGCCTGCTAACGCACAGATCCATAAGCAAATTGTGCCTTATCAGGGCATCACTGACCCCCATATTCGAATATTTGAAAATCGAGCCTATTTGTTTGCCGGCCATGACATGAGTTATAATGCCGAGGATTACCAGATGCCCAATTGGTGGGTGTGGAGCTCTGAGGACCTGGTGAACTGGACGAAAGAATTTGAACTTTACCCTGAGGATACTTATATGGGGCCGATGAAAAGCTGCTGGGCTACTGATGCCGCAGAGCGCAATGGAAAGTATTACTGGTACCTGAGCAAGAAAAATGAAGAGGTGGCCGTGGTGGTGGCCGACCAGCCGCAAGGCCCCTATGTGGATGTGCTCAAGCAACCGCTTTTACCCAAAGGAATGACTGATTGCCACCAGTATGACCCTGGGGTTTTTATTGACGATGATCCGGGAAAAAGCCCTTATTTACTTTTCGGTGAAACTTACCATGGGCAATACCATATCGCTAAGCTGAATGATGATATGGTTTCTCTGGCGGAAGCGCCAAGAAAAATTGAACTTATAGGGCAGTACCGGATCGAGGACAAGGGATTTATCTTTAAGCGCTTGGGGCGTTATTACCTGATCTTTGGGGAGACCTATGCGGTGGCAGAGGATATCTACGGGCCATATTTTATTGGCGGGAAGTTTTACGGAAATCATAACTCAGTATTCCGTTGGCATCAGCAGGATTATGTTGTAACGGCCAACAATAAATGCCACGGGTGTATTCATCCATTTATGCGTGGTTCTTCAATTTATTATTTACACTTTCGCGGAGATGGTGCGGTATATATTGATGAAAATGGCGGTTATGGTGTGGGGGCTTACGATGCCAACAGACCAAGGCTTGAAGCGGAAAATTATTTTATGGCTGATGGGGTTCGGAAGGTCAATGGGATTGAGAATGATTTTTACCTGAGTCCGCTTAAAGATGGAGGCTATGCCATTTTCCCAAATATGGCTCATCTGGAGCATAAATCAATGCTGAGGATGTTTGTTGCCAGCAATAGCCGAGCCGGAAATAACCAGATTGAAATTCGTGCGGACTCCCCCTCAGGGAAGCTACTGAACACCGTATCGGTTCCGTTCAGCTGGAATAAAATGACCGAAATTGAATGCAGTTTGCCGCCATTGAAAGGGGTGAACGGGCTCTGTTTTGTGTTTAGGGGAGCTTCTTATCCTGCGATCACTTTTGATGCTTTCAGCTTTTCGCCTGAAGGGCATGACATTAAAACCCCCCAGGCACATTGGGATTTCACCAATGGCCTTCAGGGGTGGCAGCATGATCGTAAGCCTTTAGTCTGGAAATCTGGGGCAATTCTGTTTAGCAAGGCTTCGGGCAGCGAGATGGTGTCTCCCTTGAATATCCGTACCGATTTAAATCAGGCCAACTTACTGACCCTCCGAATAAAAAATAACGGCGGTAGGGCACGTGCCAAAGTAGCATTCAGTACGGTGGTGGATACCCTTGGCAAGAAACAACTTCAGCATTGGGATGCAGGAGCCCATCAATACATAGATTTATCGCCTAATAGTGATTGGACCGATTATGTCATCGACTTTTCAGCGCACCCTTTATGGAAGGGGAAACTCAATCAATTGAAAATCAGTTTTGAGCCTGTTAAAAAGGGGGGCATCGCGCTGTCGGATGTGATGCTTTGGAAGAAAGAAGATTACCAGCTTGCACCCTTGTATGCCGATTTTCAGTATTGA
- a CDS encoding alpha-amylase family glycosyl hydrolase: MRLFVTLFISLLFILPPSYAQKRPYPDWLSHAVFYQIYPQTFKDSNADGVGDLQGIISSLDYLQGLGINAIWLCPIYESPFCDAGYDVADYYKVAPRYGTNEEAEQLFSEAHKRGIKVIMDFVVGHTSEEHPWFKASARKEGKYKNWYIWTDDNWRIPAEYKGQFIVGYGPRNGAFMTNYFFCQPKLNFGFPAEELKYDWQLPVDHPDVVALKSEMKNILKFWLDKGADGFRVDMASSAGKDFWTDVRQWFDQSHPQALLISEWGEPQEAIASGFHADFMHWFRGYEDLYHKPWFHQNDTSQHSFFEASGKGNITTFLQAFEEQYNAIDGQGFISIPVDNHDMVRVRNYGRSEQDLAVIYAFQFTFPNIPFVYYGDEIGMFQQPFDDLLAVEGAFKTRSGNRTPMQWNASANWGFSSAEKSSLYLPVPDDPASPTVEEAMKRKGSLYEVVKRLTELKKTEQALGLEADYEILYAKTDAYPLIYTRTMGQEQILVVLNPSAEEVEVTVPVNGKRKWKALMGSGVKMNFDRGATAINCKGQSFQIFKSRLRPGFIL; this comes from the coding sequence ATGCGTTTATTCGTCACTTTATTCATCTCACTTCTATTTATTTTGCCGCCAAGTTATGCGCAAAAGCGCCCCTATCCCGACTGGCTTTCCCATGCGGTATTTTATCAGATTTATCCACAAACGTTCAAGGACAGCAATGCGGATGGTGTTGGGGACCTTCAGGGCATTATTTCTTCTTTGGATTATTTGCAGGGGCTTGGCATCAATGCAATATGGCTGTGCCCTATTTATGAATCACCCTTCTGCGATGCCGGTTACGATGTGGCCGATTATTACAAAGTGGCGCCAAGGTATGGCACTAACGAGGAGGCGGAGCAACTTTTCAGCGAAGCCCATAAGCGGGGAATCAAAGTGATTATGGATTTTGTGGTGGGGCACACTTCCGAGGAGCACCCCTGGTTTAAAGCTTCTGCGCGAAAAGAGGGGAAGTATAAAAATTGGTATATATGGACGGATGACAACTGGCGGATTCCCGCGGAATATAAAGGGCAGTTTATTGTAGGTTACGGCCCGAGAAATGGGGCCTTTATGACAAACTATTTTTTTTGTCAGCCCAAACTGAATTTTGGTTTTCCTGCCGAGGAGCTGAAATATGACTGGCAATTACCGGTGGATCACCCTGATGTGGTGGCCCTGAAAAGTGAAATGAAAAACATCCTAAAATTCTGGCTCGATAAAGGTGCTGATGGATTTCGGGTGGACATGGCCAGCAGTGCGGGGAAAGATTTCTGGACCGATGTTCGTCAGTGGTTTGATCAAAGCCATCCGCAGGCATTACTTATTTCTGAATGGGGAGAGCCGCAGGAAGCAATAGCCTCGGGATTTCATGCAGATTTTATGCATTGGTTTCGTGGCTATGAAGACCTTTACCATAAGCCGTGGTTTCACCAGAATGATACCTCACAGCATAGCTTTTTTGAAGCCTCCGGCAAAGGAAATATCACGACCTTCCTGCAGGCCTTTGAGGAGCAGTACAATGCGATTGATGGTCAGGGGTTTATTTCTATTCCGGTAGATAACCATGATATGGTTCGGGTGCGGAATTATGGCAGAAGCGAGCAGGATTTAGCCGTGATTTATGCCTTTCAGTTTACGTTCCCTAATATTCCTTTCGTTTATTATGGTGATGAAATTGGGATGTTCCAGCAACCTTTCGATGATTTACTTGCTGTGGAAGGCGCTTTCAAGACCAGGTCAGGAAACCGGACACCCATGCAGTGGAATGCGTCGGCCAACTGGGGTTTTTCCTCCGCCGAAAAATCCTCGCTTTACCTTCCCGTCCCTGATGATCCGGCTTCCCCAACCGTTGAAGAGGCCATGAAAAGGAAAGGCAGTTTGTATGAGGTGGTCAAGCGCCTGACCGAACTGAAAAAAACAGAACAGGCTTTGGGCCTTGAGGCGGATTATGAGATATTATATGCGAAAACGGATGCCTATCCCTTGATTTATACACGCACCATGGGGCAGGAGCAAATTTTGGTAGTGCTTAATCCAAGTGCGGAGGAGGTAGAAGTAACGGTTCCTGTTAATGGAAAACGGAAATGGAAAGCTTTGATGGGCTCAGGGGTAAAAATGAATTTTGATCGGGGTGCTACTGCAATAAATTGTAAGGGGCAGTCTTTTCAGATTTTCAAAAGTAGACTGCGGCCTGGGTTTATTTTGTAG